A single region of the Sorghum bicolor cultivar BTx623 chromosome 9, Sorghum_bicolor_NCBIv3, whole genome shotgun sequence genome encodes:
- the LOC8080100 gene encoding carnosine N-methyltransferase isoform X4: MASHCQPFEEKKNIKQTNDGLSPAIFGSRRLLTHPEKQSTSPPPEKMGERRYTEQEEALEIKSLRRIIAAYANYQDAAERDVKRYERSFKMLPPAHKELLFHLGLKYQRLRWCISMNASFIMNMLEAFEPPFDMSQSNLSLDEQHDSPKEDTKTHESSRETDNKKVTPRHCTASLFKLNVPPIDVDKVRCIVRNIVRDWGEEGQKERDECYKPILEELNRLFPNRSDQRPPSCLVPGAGLGRLALEISSLGFVSQGNEFSYYMLICSNFILNHTQEANEWTIYPWIHSNCNSLSDNDQLRPVSFPDIHPSSAGITEGFSMCAGDFVEVYSEESQESAWDAVVTCFFLDTAHNIVEYIEIISKVLKDGGVWINLGPLLYHFADSYGPDDDMSIELSLEDVKKVAYHYGFTMEVEKMIETTYTSNMKAMMQNRYHAAFWTMRKDASRSKACKPR, from the exons ATGGCCTCTCACTGTCAGCCATTTGAGGAGAAAAAAAATATCAAGCAAACTAATGATGGCCTGTCACCTGCAATATTTGGGAGCCGCCGATTATTAACACATCCAGAAAAACAGtccacctcgccgccgccggagaaGATGGGTGAGCGGCGGTACACCGAGCAGGAGGAGGCCCTCGAGATCAAGTCCCTCCGCCGCATCATCGCCGCCTACGCCAA CTATCAAGATGCTGCAGAAAGGGATGTCAAGAGATATGAGCGGTCATTCAAAATGCTTCCTCCCGCGCACAAG GAACTTCTTTTCCACCTTGGTCTGAAGTACCAAAGACTGAGATG GTGTATATCCATGAATGCATCTTTTATCATGAACATGCTTGAG GCATTTGAACCTCCTTTTGACATGAGTCA AAGCAATTTGTCATTGGATGAGCAGCATGATAGTCCCAAAGAAGATACCAAGACACATGAATCTTCAAGAGAAACTGATAATAAGAAG GTAACACCGCGGCACTGCACAGCTTCATTGTTCAAGTTGAATGTTCCTCCAATTGATGTTGACAAG GTAAGATGCATAGTAAGAAATATCGTGAGAGATTGGGGCGAGGAG GGTCAAAAGGAACGTGATGAGTGCTATAAGCCCATTCTCGAGGAGCTTAATCGTCTTTTTCCTAACCGGAGTGATCAGAG GCCTCCTTCATGTCTTGTCCCTGGTGCTGGGCTTGGGAGATTGGCTCTTGAGATATCTTCTCTGG GTTTTGTAAGCCAAGGGAATGAATTCTCATACTACATGCTGATCTGTTCAAATTTCATCTTGAACCA CACTCAAGAGGCTAATGAATGGACCATATATCCTTGGATACACAGCAACTGCAATTCTCTTTCAGACAACGATCAACTTCGTCCTGTTTCATTTCCTGATATTCATCCCTCAAG TGCAGGTATCACAGAGGGATTTTCAATGTGTGCTGGGGACTTTGTAGAGGTCTACAGTGAGGAAAGCCAAGAAT CTGCATGGGATGCTGTTGTAACTTGCTTCTTCCTTGACACGGCACACAATATTGTTGAATATATCGAGATCATATCAAAAGTTCTGAAGGATGGTGGG GTCTGGATTAACTTGGGTCCCCTTCTATATCACTTTGCTGATTCATATGGGCCAGATGAT GATATGTCTATCGAATTAAGTTTGGAAGATGTGAAAAAAGTTGCTTACCATTATGGATTTACAATGGAG GTGGAGAAAATGATAGAAACTACTTACACTTCAAACATGAAAGCAATGATGCAG AATCGGTACCATGCAGCATTCTGGACAATGAGGAAGGATGCATCTCGGTCAAAAGCTTGTAAGCCCcgttga
- the LOC8067495 gene encoding putative 4-hydroxy-4-methyl-2-oxoglutarate aldolase 2 translates to MAALPLATAEVCDANPHLIMNGELRALQPIFQIYGRRQVFAGPIVTLKVYEDNVLIREFLEEKGHGRVLVVDGGGSMRCAILGGNPVQQAQNNGWAGILVNGCIRDVDEINGCDIGVRALNSHPMKANKKGMGEKHVPVNIAGTRIYDGEWLYADTDGILVSRTELTV, encoded by the coding sequence ATGGCTGCCTTGCCATTGGCCACCGCTGAAGTATGCGATGCTAATCCTCATCTGATTATGAACGGCGAGCTCCGTGCTCTCCAGCCCATCTTCCAAATCTACGGAAGGCGCCAGGTTTTTGCCGGCCCTATTGTCACACTGAAGGTCTATGAGGACAATGTCCTGATCCGCGAGTTCCTTGAGGAGAAAGGCCACGGGAGGGTCCTTGTGGTTGACGGTGGTGGGAGCATGCGCTGTGCCATTCTTGGTGGCAACCCCGTCCAGCAGGCACAGAACAATGGGTGGGCTGGTATTCTGGTCAATGGCTGCATCAGGGATGTCGATGAGATCAATGGCTGCGACATTGGTGTACGAGCTCTGAACTCGCACCCTATGAAGGCAAACAAGAAGGGGATGGGGGAGAAGCATGTCCCTGTCAACATTGCTGGAACCAGGATTTACGATGGCGAGTGGCTCTACGCCGATACGGATGGCATTCTTGTCTCGAGGACGGAACTGACTGTGTAG
- the LOC110430480 gene encoding LOW QUALITY PROTEIN: putative exosome complex exonuclease RRP42 (The sequence of the model RefSeq protein was modified relative to this genomic sequence to represent the inferred CDS: deleted 2 bases in 2 codons), translating into MPTNEKLTTLIELIAHLSVSHNNILISGAAIDLSSLIVVEGKVCWDLYIDRLVVSLDGNLLDALAASIKVALSDTGIPKVNVSVINAATDEEHEVDVSDEEFLQFDTSSVPVIITLTKMGQHYIIDATSEEESQMSSAVLVSVNRHDQICGLTKRGGAGLDPSIIFDMLSVAKHVSQQLISHLDSEIAAAEAEEAE; encoded by the exons ATGCCAACAAATGAGAAG TTGACTACACTGATTGAATTGATAGCACATCTGTCAGTGTCACATAACAACATTCTCATTTCAGGTGCTGCAATTGATCTGTCGTCCCTGATTGTTGTTGAGGGCAAGGTCTGCTGGGATCTGTACATTGATAGGCTTGTGGTCAGTTTAGATGGTAATTTGCTAGATGCGCTAGCTGCTTCAataaag GTTGCTTTGAGTGATACAGGCATACCAAAAGTTAATGTTTCTGTT ATTAATGCTGCAACTGACGAGGAGCATGAAGTTGATGTAAGCGATGAGGAATTTCTGCAGTTCGACACCTCCAGTGTGCCTGTTATTATTACATTAACCAAG ATGGGTCAGCACTACATCATTGACGCCACCTCAGAGGAAGAATCCCAGATGAGTTCTGCAGTGTTGGTATCAGTCAACAGGCATGATCAGATATGC GGGCTTACCAAGAGGGGAGGTGCAGGGCTGGACCCAAGCATCATCTTCGATATGCTATCTGTTGCCAAGCATGTCAGCCAGCAGCTCATCTCTCACTTGGATTCAGAGATTGCTGCTGCCGAAGCTGAAGAGGCTGAGTGA
- the LOC8080100 gene encoding carnosine N-methyltransferase isoform X3, which yields MASHCQPFEEKKNIKQTNDGLSPAIFGSRRLLTHPEKQSTSPPPEKMGERRYTEQEEALEIKSLRRIIAAYANYQDAAERDVKRYERSFKMLPPAHKELLFHLGLKYQRLRWCISMNASFIMNMLEAFEPPFDMSQYVDADPSNLHDHSHMGCTHSSERGDCSIISISRSNLSLDEQHDSPKEDTKTHESSRETDNKKVTPRHCTASLFKLNVPPIDVDKVRCIVRNIVRDWGEEGQKERDECYKPILEELNRLFPNRSDQRPPSCLVPGAGLGRLALEISSLGFVSQGNEFSYYMLICSNFILNHTQEANEWTIYPWIHSNCNSLSDNDQLRPVSFPDIHPSSAGITEGFSMCAGDFVEVYSEESQESAWDAVVTCFFLDTAHNIVEYIEIISKVLKDGGVWINLGPLLYHFADSYGPDDDMSIELSLEDVKKVAYHYGFTMEVEKMIETTYTSNMKAMMQNRYHAAFWTMRKDASRSKACKPR from the exons ATGGCCTCTCACTGTCAGCCATTTGAGGAGAAAAAAAATATCAAGCAAACTAATGATGGCCTGTCACCTGCAATATTTGGGAGCCGCCGATTATTAACACATCCAGAAAAACAGtccacctcgccgccgccggagaaGATGGGTGAGCGGCGGTACACCGAGCAGGAGGAGGCCCTCGAGATCAAGTCCCTCCGCCGCATCATCGCCGCCTACGCCAA CTATCAAGATGCTGCAGAAAGGGATGTCAAGAGATATGAGCGGTCATTCAAAATGCTTCCTCCCGCGCACAAG GAACTTCTTTTCCACCTTGGTCTGAAGTACCAAAGACTGAGATG GTGTATATCCATGAATGCATCTTTTATCATGAACATGCTTGAG GCATTTGAACCTCCTTTTGACATGAGTCAGTATGTAGATGCTGATCCATCGAACTTGCATGACCATAGTCATATGGGTTGCACTCATTCCAGCGAGAGGGGTGATTGCTCTATAATTTCTATCTCCAGAAGCAATTTGTCATTGGATGAGCAGCATGATAGTCCCAAAGAAGATACCAAGACACATGAATCTTCAAGAGAAACTGATAATAAGAAG GTAACACCGCGGCACTGCACAGCTTCATTGTTCAAGTTGAATGTTCCTCCAATTGATGTTGACAAG GTAAGATGCATAGTAAGAAATATCGTGAGAGATTGGGGCGAGGAG GGTCAAAAGGAACGTGATGAGTGCTATAAGCCCATTCTCGAGGAGCTTAATCGTCTTTTTCCTAACCGGAGTGATCAGAG GCCTCCTTCATGTCTTGTCCCTGGTGCTGGGCTTGGGAGATTGGCTCTTGAGATATCTTCTCTGG GTTTTGTAAGCCAAGGGAATGAATTCTCATACTACATGCTGATCTGTTCAAATTTCATCTTGAACCA CACTCAAGAGGCTAATGAATGGACCATATATCCTTGGATACACAGCAACTGCAATTCTCTTTCAGACAACGATCAACTTCGTCCTGTTTCATTTCCTGATATTCATCCCTCAAG TGCAGGTATCACAGAGGGATTTTCAATGTGTGCTGGGGACTTTGTAGAGGTCTACAGTGAGGAAAGCCAAGAAT CTGCATGGGATGCTGTTGTAACTTGCTTCTTCCTTGACACGGCACACAATATTGTTGAATATATCGAGATCATATCAAAAGTTCTGAAGGATGGTGGG GTCTGGATTAACTTGGGTCCCCTTCTATATCACTTTGCTGATTCATATGGGCCAGATGAT GATATGTCTATCGAATTAAGTTTGGAAGATGTGAAAAAAGTTGCTTACCATTATGGATTTACAATGGAG GTGGAGAAAATGATAGAAACTACTTACACTTCAAACATGAAAGCAATGATGCAG AATCGGTACCATGCAGCATTCTGGACAATGAGGAAGGATGCATCTCGGTCAAAAGCTTGTAAGCCCcgttga
- the LOC8080100 gene encoding carnosine N-methyltransferase isoform X1, which translates to MASHCQPFEEKKNIKQTNDGLSPAIFGSRRLLTHPEKQSTSPPPEKMGERRYTEQEEALEIKSLRRIIAAYANYQDAAERDVKRYERSFKMLPPAHKELLFHLGLKYQRLRWCISMNASFIMNMLEAFEPPFDMSQYVDADPSNLHDHSHMGCTHSSERGDCSIISISRSNLSLDEQHDSPKEDTKTHESSRETDNKKGGEDLMAGCSQPVGNMGMSQGAGIACNGDKDMSGAAYCLDKDVSASSAIQKVTPRHCTASLFKLNVPPIDVDKVRCIVRNIVRDWGEEGQKERDECYKPILEELNRLFPNRSDQRPPSCLVPGAGLGRLALEISSLGFVSQGNEFSYYMLICSNFILNHTQEANEWTIYPWIHSNCNSLSDNDQLRPVSFPDIHPSSAGITEGFSMCAGDFVEVYSEESQESAWDAVVTCFFLDTAHNIVEYIEIISKVLKDGGVWINLGPLLYHFADSYGPDDDMSIELSLEDVKKVAYHYGFTMEVEKMIETTYTSNMKAMMQNRYHAAFWTMRKDASRSKACKPR; encoded by the exons ATGGCCTCTCACTGTCAGCCATTTGAGGAGAAAAAAAATATCAAGCAAACTAATGATGGCCTGTCACCTGCAATATTTGGGAGCCGCCGATTATTAACACATCCAGAAAAACAGtccacctcgccgccgccggagaaGATGGGTGAGCGGCGGTACACCGAGCAGGAGGAGGCCCTCGAGATCAAGTCCCTCCGCCGCATCATCGCCGCCTACGCCAA CTATCAAGATGCTGCAGAAAGGGATGTCAAGAGATATGAGCGGTCATTCAAAATGCTTCCTCCCGCGCACAAG GAACTTCTTTTCCACCTTGGTCTGAAGTACCAAAGACTGAGATG GTGTATATCCATGAATGCATCTTTTATCATGAACATGCTTGAG GCATTTGAACCTCCTTTTGACATGAGTCAGTATGTAGATGCTGATCCATCGAACTTGCATGACCATAGTCATATGGGTTGCACTCATTCCAGCGAGAGGGGTGATTGCTCTATAATTTCTATCTCCAGAAGCAATTTGTCATTGGATGAGCAGCATGATAGTCCCAAAGAAGATACCAAGACACATGAATCTTCAAGAGAAACTGATAATAAGAAG GGTGGGGAAGATCTCATGGCAGGCTGCTCCCAGCCTGTTGGCAACATGGGGATGTCTCAAGGTGCAGGCATTGCATGTAATGGTGATAAAGATATGAGTGGAGCAGCTTATTGCCTGGATAAAGATGTCTCTGCATCTTCTGCTATTCAAAAA GTAACACCGCGGCACTGCACAGCTTCATTGTTCAAGTTGAATGTTCCTCCAATTGATGTTGACAAG GTAAGATGCATAGTAAGAAATATCGTGAGAGATTGGGGCGAGGAG GGTCAAAAGGAACGTGATGAGTGCTATAAGCCCATTCTCGAGGAGCTTAATCGTCTTTTTCCTAACCGGAGTGATCAGAG GCCTCCTTCATGTCTTGTCCCTGGTGCTGGGCTTGGGAGATTGGCTCTTGAGATATCTTCTCTGG GTTTTGTAAGCCAAGGGAATGAATTCTCATACTACATGCTGATCTGTTCAAATTTCATCTTGAACCA CACTCAAGAGGCTAATGAATGGACCATATATCCTTGGATACACAGCAACTGCAATTCTCTTTCAGACAACGATCAACTTCGTCCTGTTTCATTTCCTGATATTCATCCCTCAAG TGCAGGTATCACAGAGGGATTTTCAATGTGTGCTGGGGACTTTGTAGAGGTCTACAGTGAGGAAAGCCAAGAAT CTGCATGGGATGCTGTTGTAACTTGCTTCTTCCTTGACACGGCACACAATATTGTTGAATATATCGAGATCATATCAAAAGTTCTGAAGGATGGTGGG GTCTGGATTAACTTGGGTCCCCTTCTATATCACTTTGCTGATTCATATGGGCCAGATGAT GATATGTCTATCGAATTAAGTTTGGAAGATGTGAAAAAAGTTGCTTACCATTATGGATTTACAATGGAG GTGGAGAAAATGATAGAAACTACTTACACTTCAAACATGAAAGCAATGATGCAG AATCGGTACCATGCAGCATTCTGGACAATGAGGAAGGATGCATCTCGGTCAAAAGCTTGTAAGCCCcgttga
- the LOC8080101 gene encoding probable aspartyl protease At4g16563: MHPYIQIHTIVLCIIISSFFISCNAEDTRPPQTQSSLVLGLSHIRSLYTPSMALVNSTSYDFLDIIEPVTAYTDGYLLSLNLGTPPQVFQVYLDTGSDLTWVPCGSSSSYQCLDCGSSVKPTPTFLPSESTSNTRDLCGSRFCVDVHSSDNRFDPCAAAGCAIPAFTGGQCPRPCPPFSYTYGGGALVLGSLSRDSVTLHGSTHGSGAGAGPLPVAFPGFGFGCVGSSIREPLGIAGFGRGALSLPSQLGFLGKGFSHCFLGFRFARNPNFTSPLVMGDLALSSASTDGGFVFTPMLTSATYPNFYYVGLEGVVLGDDDGGSAMAAPPSLSGIDAQGNGGVLVDTGTTYTQLPDPFYASVLASLISAAPPYERSRDLEARTGFDLCFKVPCARAPCADDELPPITLHLAGGARLALPKLSSYYPVTAIRDSVVVKCLLFQRMEMEDDGDGTSGGGPAAVLGSFQMQNVEVVYDLAAGRVGFRPRDCALHA, encoded by the coding sequence ATGCATCCTTACATTCAGATACACACCATTGTTCTCTGCATCATCATATCCAGCTTCTTCATCAGCTGCAATGCAGAAGATACCAGACCACCCCAGACCCAGAGCAGCCTGGTTCTTGGCCTTAGCCATATCAGATCTCTGTATACCCCATCCATGGCACTTGTGAACTCCACAAGCTATGACTTCTTGGACATCATAGAGCCAGTGACAGCATACACAGACGGCTACCTGCTGTCCCTGAACCTTGGCACTCCCCCACAGGTGTTCCAAGTGTACTTGGACACAGGGAGTGACCTCACCTGGGTCCCctgtggcagcagcagcagctaccAGTGCCTGGATTGTGGGTCCTCCGTGAAGCCGACTCCGACGTTCCTGCCGTCAGAATCCACGTCGAACACGAGGGACCTCTGCGGGAGCCGCTTCTGCGTCGACGTCCACAGCTCCGACAACAGGTTCGACCCGTGCGCGGCGGCGGGGTGCGCCATCCCGGCCTTCACGGGCGGCCAGTGCCCCAGACCTTGCCCTCCGTTCTCCTACACCTACGGCGGCGGAGCACTGGTCCTCGGCTCCCTCTCCAGGGACTCCGTGACGCTCCATGGAAGCACACACGgcagcggcgccggcgccggccctCTCCCCGTGGCCTTCCCTGGCTTCGGCTTCGGCTGCGTGGGCAGCTCCATCAGGGAGCCGCTCGGCATCGCCGGGTTCGGcaggggcgccctgtccctgccgTCCCAGCTCGGGTTCCTCGGCAAGGGCTTCTCCCACTGCTTCCTCGGCTTCCGGTTCGCGAGGAACCCCAACTTCACCAGCCCGCTGGTGATGGGCGACCTCGCGCTGTCGTCGGCGTCGACGGACGGCGGCTTCGTCTTCACCCCGATGCTGACGAGCGCCACGTACCCGAACTTCTACTACGTCGGCCTGGAGGGTGTCGTCCTcggagacgacgacggcggctccGCCATGGCCGCACCTCCCAGCCTGAGCGGCATCGACGCGCAGGGCAACGGCGGGGTGCTGGTGGACACCGGGACGACGTACACGCAGCTGCCGGACCCGTTCTACGCGTCGGTGCTGGCGTCGCTCAtctccgccgcgccgccgtACGAGAGGTCCCGCGACCTGGAGGCGAGGACGGGGTTCGACCTCTGCTTCAAGGTCCCCTGCGCGCGCGCCCCGTGCGCGGACGACGAGCTGCCGCCGATCACCCTCcacctcgccggcggcgccagGCTGGCGCTGCCCAAGCTGAGCAGCTACTACCCCGTGACCGCCATCAGGGACTCCGTGGTCGTCAAGTGCCTGCTGTTCCAGAGGATGGAAATGGAAGACGACGGCGATGGCACGAGCGGCGGCGGGCCGGCGGCGGTGCTGGGCAGCTTCCAGATGCAGAACGTGGAGGTCGTGTACGATCTCGCGGCGGGGCGTGTCGGGTTCCGTCCGAGGGACTGCGCGCTTCACGCCTAG
- the LOC8080100 gene encoding carnosine N-methyltransferase isoform X2, translated as MASHCQPFEEKKNIKQTNDGLSPAIFGSRRLLTHPEKQSTSPPPEKMGERRYTEQEEALEIKSLRRIIAAYANYQDAAERDVKRYERSFKMLPPAHKELLFHLGLKYQRLRWCISMNASFIMNMLEAFEPPFDMSQSNLSLDEQHDSPKEDTKTHESSRETDNKKGGEDLMAGCSQPVGNMGMSQGAGIACNGDKDMSGAAYCLDKDVSASSAIQKVTPRHCTASLFKLNVPPIDVDKVRCIVRNIVRDWGEEGQKERDECYKPILEELNRLFPNRSDQRPPSCLVPGAGLGRLALEISSLGFVSQGNEFSYYMLICSNFILNHTQEANEWTIYPWIHSNCNSLSDNDQLRPVSFPDIHPSSAGITEGFSMCAGDFVEVYSEESQESAWDAVVTCFFLDTAHNIVEYIEIISKVLKDGGVWINLGPLLYHFADSYGPDDDMSIELSLEDVKKVAYHYGFTMEVEKMIETTYTSNMKAMMQNRYHAAFWTMRKDASRSKACKPR; from the exons ATGGCCTCTCACTGTCAGCCATTTGAGGAGAAAAAAAATATCAAGCAAACTAATGATGGCCTGTCACCTGCAATATTTGGGAGCCGCCGATTATTAACACATCCAGAAAAACAGtccacctcgccgccgccggagaaGATGGGTGAGCGGCGGTACACCGAGCAGGAGGAGGCCCTCGAGATCAAGTCCCTCCGCCGCATCATCGCCGCCTACGCCAA CTATCAAGATGCTGCAGAAAGGGATGTCAAGAGATATGAGCGGTCATTCAAAATGCTTCCTCCCGCGCACAAG GAACTTCTTTTCCACCTTGGTCTGAAGTACCAAAGACTGAGATG GTGTATATCCATGAATGCATCTTTTATCATGAACATGCTTGAG GCATTTGAACCTCCTTTTGACATGAGTCA AAGCAATTTGTCATTGGATGAGCAGCATGATAGTCCCAAAGAAGATACCAAGACACATGAATCTTCAAGAGAAACTGATAATAAGAAG GGTGGGGAAGATCTCATGGCAGGCTGCTCCCAGCCTGTTGGCAACATGGGGATGTCTCAAGGTGCAGGCATTGCATGTAATGGTGATAAAGATATGAGTGGAGCAGCTTATTGCCTGGATAAAGATGTCTCTGCATCTTCTGCTATTCAAAAA GTAACACCGCGGCACTGCACAGCTTCATTGTTCAAGTTGAATGTTCCTCCAATTGATGTTGACAAG GTAAGATGCATAGTAAGAAATATCGTGAGAGATTGGGGCGAGGAG GGTCAAAAGGAACGTGATGAGTGCTATAAGCCCATTCTCGAGGAGCTTAATCGTCTTTTTCCTAACCGGAGTGATCAGAG GCCTCCTTCATGTCTTGTCCCTGGTGCTGGGCTTGGGAGATTGGCTCTTGAGATATCTTCTCTGG GTTTTGTAAGCCAAGGGAATGAATTCTCATACTACATGCTGATCTGTTCAAATTTCATCTTGAACCA CACTCAAGAGGCTAATGAATGGACCATATATCCTTGGATACACAGCAACTGCAATTCTCTTTCAGACAACGATCAACTTCGTCCTGTTTCATTTCCTGATATTCATCCCTCAAG TGCAGGTATCACAGAGGGATTTTCAATGTGTGCTGGGGACTTTGTAGAGGTCTACAGTGAGGAAAGCCAAGAAT CTGCATGGGATGCTGTTGTAACTTGCTTCTTCCTTGACACGGCACACAATATTGTTGAATATATCGAGATCATATCAAAAGTTCTGAAGGATGGTGGG GTCTGGATTAACTTGGGTCCCCTTCTATATCACTTTGCTGATTCATATGGGCCAGATGAT GATATGTCTATCGAATTAAGTTTGGAAGATGTGAAAAAAGTTGCTTACCATTATGGATTTACAATGGAG GTGGAGAAAATGATAGAAACTACTTACACTTCAAACATGAAAGCAATGATGCAG AATCGGTACCATGCAGCATTCTGGACAATGAGGAAGGATGCATCTCGGTCAAAAGCTTGTAAGCCCcgttga
- the LOC110430355 gene encoding transmembrane protein 56-like: MDFPVDPIMAAKAYKYKAELLLKEYLLADSYVLYTSVFVGLLMCKLSYDFTHTISSVYFKGYASLTKMKKIEWNNRGMSTVHAIFITMMSVYLVFLSDLFSDQLDGPVTFRTSHLSNFTLGVSVGYFIADLAMIFWFYPSLGGMEYVFHHILCLVCAVYAMLSGEGQLYAYMFLISETTTPGINLRWFLDVAGKKNSKAYIVNGVAMFITWLMVRIVLFIYLFYHILTNYDQVKQMDTFACVLISVAPTILFTMNVIWFSKIVKGLKKTLAKRHAE, encoded by the exons ATGGATTTTCCTGTTGACCCAATCATGGCAGCTAAGGCTTATAAGTATAAAGCAGAACTACTTCTTAAGGAATACTTGCTAGCAGATTCATATGTTCTATACACTTCTGTGTTCGTGGGGCTCCTGATGTGCAAGTTG TCCTATGACTTCACACACACAATCAGTTCTGTCTACTTCAAAGGTTATGCCTCTcttacaaagatgaaaaagattGAATGGAACAACAG AGGAATGTCCACTGTCCATGCAATATTCATTACAATGATgtcagtatacctagtcttcttaTCAGATTTGTTCTCTGATCAGCTGGATGGTCCAGTAACGTTTCGGACTTCACACCTCTCCAATTTTACATTGGGG GTCTCTGTTGGGTACTTCATTGCAGACCTTGCGATGATATTTTGGTTCTACCCTTCTCTTGGTGGTATGGAGTAT GTTTTCCACCACATTCTTTGCCTTGTTTGTGCTGTGTATGCTATGCTTTCTGGGGAAGGACAGTTATACGCATACATGTTTCTCATCTCTGAGACTACCACCCCAGGAATCAACCTACGATG GTTCCTTGATGTTGCTGGAAAGAAAAATTCCAAAGCTTACATTGTCAACGGAGTTGCAATGTTCATTACTTGGCTG ATggtcaggatagttctgttcatcTACTTGTTTTATCACATCCTTACAAATTATGATCAG GTTAAGCAGATGGACACTTTTGCTTGTGTTTTGATATCTGTTGCCCCCACCATACTATTCACTATGAATGTAATATGGTTTTCCAAGATCGTAAAAGGTCTCAAGAAGACACTTGCCAAAAGGCATGCTGAATAG